The Bacteriovorax sp. BAL6_X genome window below encodes:
- the folK gene encoding 2-amino-4-hydroxy-6-hydroxymethyldihydropteridine diphosphokinase, with protein sequence MKIIFSLGSNLDNKTEMLLIASKEIELALEGKAYSSRIFESPPYGPQDQPNFYNIVLELETTQEIGPEGILHIAKKIEEKLGRKHRYHWGPREIDIDIIFIDKLNYHSESLTIPHKEFRKRSFVLEPLKDLPSYNEYKSYYKIIDLEHNDATPLE encoded by the coding sequence ATGAAGATCATCTTTAGCCTCGGTTCAAATTTAGATAACAAAACAGAAATGCTACTTATCGCATCTAAAGAAATCGAATTGGCCCTTGAGGGCAAGGCATATTCAAGTCGTATTTTTGAATCACCACCATACGGCCCCCAAGATCAACCAAACTTTTATAATATCGTTTTAGAGCTAGAGACAACTCAAGAAATCGGTCCAGAAGGGATTTTGCACATTGCAAAAAAAATAGAGGAAAAGTTAGGACGCAAACACCGATACCACTGGGGTCCAAGAGAGATTGATATCGATATTATTTTTATTGATAAATTAAATTACCACTCAGAGAGTTTAACTATTCCTCATAAAGAGTTTAGAAAACGTAGTTTTGTTCTCGAACCGTTAAAAGATCTTCCAAGCTACAACGAATACAAATCATATTACAAAATTATTGATCTAGAACATAATGATGCAACACCACTCGAATAG